One segment of Kogia breviceps isolate mKogBre1 chromosome 14, mKogBre1 haplotype 1, whole genome shotgun sequence DNA contains the following:
- the PROKR2 gene encoding prokineticin receptor 2 has protein sequence MAVQNGNTSFETNFSIPRDHASFLPFNFSYGDYDLPLDEDEDMTKTHTFFAAKIIIGVALVGIMLICGIGNFVFIIALARYKKLRNLTNLLIANLAISDFLVAIVCCPFEMDYYVVRQLSWEHGHVLCASVNYLRTVSLYVSTNALLAIAIDRYLAIVHPLKPRMNYQTASFLIALVWMVSLLIAIPSAYFTTETVLFIVKRQEKIFCGQIWPVDQQLYYKSYFLFIFGIEFLGPVVTMTLCYARISRELWFKAVPGFQTEQIRKRLRCRRKTVLVLMCILMAYVMCWAPFYGFTIVRDFFPTVFVKEKHYLTAFYVVECIAMSNSMINTFCFVTVKNSTMKYFKKMLLLRWRPSHGGSKSSADHDLKTSGLLATEEVDCIRLK, from the exons ATGGCAGTCCAGAATGGAAACACTAGTTTTGAAACCAACTTCAGTATACCCCGAGACcatgcctccttcctccccttcaaCTTCAGTTATGGTGATTACGACCTCCCTCTAGATGAGGATGAGGATATGACCAAGACTCACACCTTCTTTGCAGCCAAGATCATTATCGGGGTGGCACTTGTGGGCATCATGCTAATTTGTGGCATTGGCAACTTTGTCTTTATCATTGCCCTTGCCCGCTATAAGAAGCTGCGCAACCTCACCAACCTGCTCATTGCTAACCTGGCCATCTCTGACTTCCTGGTGGCCATTGTCTGCTGCCCCTTCGAGATGGACTACTATGTGGTGCGCCAGCTCTCCTGGGAGCACGGCCATGTGCTCTGTGCCTCTGTCAACTACCTGCGTACCGTCTCACTCTACGTCTCCACCAATGCCCTGCTGGCCATCGCTATTGACAG ATATCTCGCTATCGTTCATCCCTTGAAACCACGGATGAATTATCAAACAGCCTCTTTCCTGATCGCTTTGGTCTGGATGGTATCCCTTCTCATCGCCATCCCATCGGCCTACTTCACAACGGAAACCGTCCTCTTTATTGTCAAACGCCAGGAAAAGATCTTCTGCGGCCAGATCTGGCCAGTGGACCAGCAGCTCTACTACAaatcctacttcctcttcatcttCGGCATCGAGTTCCTGGGCCCAGTGGTCACCATGACCCTGTGCTACGCCAGGATCTCCCGGGAGCTCTGGTTCAAGGCGGTCCCTGGTTTCCAGACGGAACAGATCCGGAAGCGGCTGCGCTGCCGCCGGAAGACGGTGCTGGTGCTCATGTGCATCCTCATGGCCTACGTGATGTGCTGGGCACCTTTCTACGGCTTCACCATCGTGCGCGACTTCTTCCCCACCGTATTCGTGAAGGAGAAGCACTACCTCACAGCCTTTTACGTCGTCGAGTGCATCGCCATGAGCAACAGCATGATCAACACCTTTTGCTTCGTGACCGTCAAGAACAGCACCATGAAGTACTTCAAGAAGATGCTGCTGCTCCGCTGGCGGCCCTCCCACGGTGGGAGCAAGTCCAGCGCTGACCATGACCTCAAAACCAGCGGCCTGCTGGCCACAGAAGAGGTGGATTGTATCAGGCTGAAGTGA